CTACAGCACTTGGGCAGgacaatttcttattttgttttttaggaaaATTCCTCCTTTGCCTTTTGCACACCCACATGTACATGCACAGAAAGGCAGAAAGCATTTGCCTGTTTTTGATTCTTGCCCAAACTCTGCTCTTATCCAGATAGAAGGTAACTTCTCCCCAAATGACTGGAGACCTGAGGAAGCCACAGAAAATGGCTGGTGATTTCCCATTGCAGGGGAGAAGTGGGGTTTGTGTAATTGCAAGAGACCTGCAGGAAGGGCCCTGGGGAAAGCCAAAGCGATCGCAGAACGGGCACACGGCAGACGGGCCATACCTGGAGGATGCCAATCACCTTTTTGGCTATAAAAGGGCCAAAATGAGATGCTTTTGATAAGCTCACTCCTTTGTAGTCTGCAAGAATTACAATTCCATTCACCTGGGTTTCTTCAGACTGAAtgagtttttctaatgtcaggtaTATGGCTCGGATGTTCTCAGTAATTGGATAGTTGCTTGGTATCCATCTGTCTGCGGTATAAGAGGAACAGCAGGTtacagaaatgaacagaaacaagTGATCAGAAAAGATTTACCTCCTGTCTAAAACTGTTGtctcaaatggaaaagaaagatatTTGTGTGGCCACAAAGCTACTTAGGTTATAAATGGGCTTTACGCAGTGGCTGATATTTCTTAACTCCAGACTAGCAGTGCATTAAGAAACGGAAATGCAGTTGAGCATCAAGGTTAAAAGCGTGTGTTCTGAAGCCTCACCACCTGGGGGGTCTGAACCTGACTAGCCGTGGGACCTTGAGCAAGCTCAAGCTTCTGAGCCTCTGCCTCCTCTTAAGAAGAGAACACGGACACCATCTTCAGGGACGCCTCGGGTATCTTTATAACACCGTCCTGACTCCCTGGGGAGACCCTCTTCCCACTTTTGCCATGCAGTTAGCCTAGAACTGCCATGACCCCTGACTCTAGAGGTGAAAAAGTGCCTGGGGACTGGTTGGCCCTCTGGTGTTATATCCTCCTGGTCACAGTGAGGTCAAAGCCAGGTCGCACAGAGCCCAGGAGTCTTACTTCCAGCACCTTGACCCTTGGGAAAGGGACGAGCTCTCCCCGCCACTCAGGGAGAGTTCCATGAGGCCAGAGCTGGCCTTGGAATGAAGTCCATGCCGAGGTCAGTGGGCAGGGAGACAGCTTTCCAGTGCTGTTTGACCCCGCTGTGCCCTAATGTCAGGTATCTGAAAAAATGAGttatctttgttgttgtttcagcTGACCTAAGATGGTTTTCTGTCACTTGCCACCCAAAGAGTGAGCCCTAACTTCTATACCAACTTCAGGGGCGTGGTGAGGATGGGAAATGATGCTGTACAGTCCCAGCAGACCCTGTGTTGTGTTTAATACTCCCCACGTATTTAACGAGTCTTGCTTCTCtttgggaaaaagataaaaatgacagtaTTTGTGACTATTAACCATTATTCTCAAGAAAATTCCACCATCACCTGTGTACCCCTTTCTTAGAACGGTAAAACTTCACAGGGTTACCACCAAGGAGACATGTAAAATGCACAAAATCCCTAAGAAAATTCTTTGTACAAAAATTGTGCCAGCAGGCTATTTAGTGTTGCTGCCAATTAAACCTGCCTCTGCATAGCTGGATGCCATCTTTTCAATCACATATGTCCCCAAAGAGCTTATAAAAAGGCAACGCCAAAAGCCAGTTGAGAAGAGAACTTTGTATATATGCCTCCTCCTAAGAAGCTGGGTCAGTAAGGAGGGTCCAGACCTGCTCCACCCACGTGGGGAAGCTATTCATCTCACCAGCAAAGGGCAGGAACCATCGGGGCAAGGTGCAACCAGTGTGTTAACATCTGCTGTTTTGTAATATTCTTACATGTtgagcacagagagcagaagaGCCTCCTGGCTGGTTTCTAGGTCTCCTGGTGCCCTGAAATCTGCACTGCACTGCTAATTTTAAATAAACGCCTCTAATTTCAGAAAGTGCCCATCAACAGCAGGTAAAGCCATTAACACTGCCTGATTCATAGTAAGGGCTGGAAAGAAGGGTCTAGTTTCCAAAGAGTTTGAtaaatgagaaaggaaacagTGACGTGGGGCTTAACGGCAGAGGAAGCACAGGGAGGTGTCGCTCCCCATCAGCTGTCCCTTGAAGAGGCGTTTGTGCACACCAGGGCTGCCAGCATGTTCTCATTTCCTGGCTTGCTTGGGAAGAACACTGCAATctatctttccctttttttctgagCTCTGCTCCGATGGAAAATGTTGAGGCTGTGGGTGGAGCAGGAACACGCCCCCGTGACAGTGCGTTCGGCGACATGGAAGAGAACAGGATGAAGAATTAGAAGGCTGGAGTTCTAGCACCCCCTAGTCGCTGTGTCCAAAGCTGGGAATGTTCCAAATGCCTCTTGGGAAGTCGGCAGGGAACTGCCCCCAACTGCTAACTACTGTGCCAACAAAATGAGAAGAATAAATATGGCagaaaagtttttcagttttctctcccgATCTCTAAACTGCTGCCTGCTTTCTGACGTCTGGATAGTAAAGTTAATATGGAGAACTAAATAATGGTCTCAACAAACAATAATGTGTATTTACTTTTGGGTCTACTCATACTTTTTTTTGtacatcaaagaaaatgaactttaagaaaaaggaatgtACCCTGATGACTACTATGAAgtgctaatatttaaaaaaacgaCTCTGGGGGCTgcagtgtggctcaggggtacagcacctgtctagcatgcatgaggcactgcgCCCCatccccatcactgcaaaaaataaataaaaataaagcaaatcccATCAGAGCTTAACAaagcagaggaaagaaaggagggtgGGCGAGGCACGTGTCAGTCCAGTCCTCAACCTCTCGCTGACATCGGTGCTTCAGCCACTCACAGAGGGGCAGAGCAGGTCCTGGCAGCTGTGCCTGTATCCTACGACTCGAGGCAGACCCCTCAGTTCGGCACTTTCTACCCCACTGGGAATCTAGAATGTGCACCGAGGAGCGTGAACTGGTGGCCAGGTGAACCTAAGAGCCGAGAGGTGTCAGTTGGCCTTGTGCACAGAGACAGCAAGAGCCAGTCTACAGAAGTGTCAAGAGGATATGCCAGGGGTAGCAGAAATGTGTGGCCAGAGCACACGCAGGCAGGTGGGCTGTCTTGGACTGGCTCTTACTGTAGGGCCGGTAAGAGCCGACGCATCTCTTGGCCTCTGGGTCTAGCTGATACTCCTGCCTCGCTTGACCACGTCCTCCCTTCTGTCTTCAGTCAGTTTCAGCAGGTTTCTATTATCTAAAATCAAAAGAGCCTCAACTAACAGAGTGGGGAAGGGACTAGGAGCCAAGGCAGGGTGCAGGACAATCTCAGAGACCATACCCACGTCCCGTGCAGTCTAGGGAAATACCTGGGCGGATGCAGAGGATGTGACAGCCCCTGGGGTCAGTGTGGGGCAGCACAGTGAGGAAACCGGAATCAAGGACATCTTTTAGGGCCGATGGCTTCAGGTTGCTGAAGACTTCCGGCCAGCTCCTGCGGCAGCTGTGGTAGTTGACCAGGAGCTGCAGGGCCCGGTCGTAGTCAAACTTGCGGGCGCGGAGGAAGCGCAGCAGGAAGGCATCCTCGAGGGATGTGCTCAGGTTGGGGTACTCCTTCCGCACCATGTCCCGCAGGGCCTGCACGTCCCGAAGCCTCCACTCTGGCTTCTCCTGCAGCTCTTCCCGGGCTTTGGTGACCAGTTCTTCTGTCAGGGAGCACACATAGCCAGGGGGCTCGGGTGGTGGTGGCAGTTCATTTTCAGAGAGCGAGGCCGCAGAAGGGCTGGTTCTCAGAGAGTCACTTTCTTCTGACATTAGCTACCAAGGTCCCTGCTGACACAGAAGCCCATGTGAAGTTAAGAAAGCTCAGCACTGCCCATTTTGAAGTCCAGGATGGCAGGATGTGGGGATAGTAGTATTTGATTTTCAGAGCTAAATAACCTCAGGGGCAGTGATTCTTGAAGAGGAAGGAACTGGACCTGAACCATAGGCCCAGGTCCAACCCAGACCCCTGCAATTAGTCTCCTCCCAGGCGCCCTGGCAGCTATGGCTGAATACATGCACTGCTCACCAGACACCACGGACTTCTCTGCAAGTGTATGAATAGGTGCTTGACCACACTCGTAATCACAGAAAAGTGAATTAACTTGAAGCcaagcgtggtggcacacacctgtaatcgcagcaactttgaggcaggagaatggcaaatttggtcagcctgggcaacttagtgagacactccctcaaaattaaaaaatgaaaataaaaagagctcaggctgtagttcagtgacagtgcaaccctgggttcaacccccagtaccccccacccaCACCCACCAAAAAGAAGCAAGGAAGAGACTTTGCGATCCACACTGGCAAAAACAAACCATGGGTTCTCTGGAATAGTGGCAGGATAAATTGACGTAGCACCTTTAGAGGGCAGCTCATCAGTATCTATTAAATGTAAAACCACATATGgctcagcaattccatttctgggatgcatgtgcatgtgcaaaaTAATGCACGCACATGTCCATTATAAGTACTGATTATAATGATAAATGATTGGAAATATCTTTACTGCACATCAGGATGGATCAAACAAAGGATGGGTactttggggatgtagctcagttggtagagtgcttgccttgcatgcacaaggccctgggttcaatcccaagcatcaccaaaaaaaacaaaaacaaaaacaaaaaaacaggctactattcagtcatgaaaagaaATTACCAGATCTTCATGGACTGACATGATATATTATGGAAAAAGGAGGCTAAGAACAGGACACAAAAAGTAatcacatttatgtttttaaaatatatacctatATGCACTTGTGAATGCACAGAAATTTTCTGGAAGGATATAAAAACTGTAACCAATGGTTACCTTGAGGGAAGAGATCTGGGCAACTGAACAACTAAGATGGGTATGTTTActgtattgtttaatttttttaaaccatgtaCCCATTTAACACATTGTGATGAATGTGAAATGGGCTGGTAGATCTAATGCTGGGGAAATACACTTGTCAAATGGCCCTAGGTGCTGCTACCAGCCACTGGATGCCACATCACCCATAGCACCCCAGCTGTGACTGAGTGAGATGCAGAGTCCTCTAACAGGTAGCCTTGGCTTGCTTGAAGACTGTCTACAGGGTCACACCTTTCCTGCGATTGTACCGCCCCTGAACACTCTCCCTGCCCAAACCTCCTGCACGGGGGTCAGACCCGCATCACTGTCTAGAGGATCTTCTTCTCCAGAACCCTCTCCATTATCTAGCACAGTCTCTGCTTCCCACTGGACACGTATTGCATGTCCCATAATGTCTGCTTCCCAAAAAATCTGAATCAACACACTATTGCATGGAACAGCTGACTGATATTCCAGGAATAAGGTACCTGCAGGTCGGCCCAGTTCTAAAGTTCAAGCTCTTGTCCGTGGGCCACCATCTATCCTCCAAAGCAAGCTCAACATGGAAATCAGGGATCATCTCACAGGTTCCTGCATCTCCTAAGGTCCTGACTGGACCTGGCTGGACTCCCTCCAGTCCACTGCAGCCAGAGTGACCAAGCAGGTCACTCCCTTCAAAGCTGAGATCTGCCACTCTCACAAAGGTGTGTCCTCATCCTGAGCATATCCTGATCCCTCCCACAGACACGCTCCTGCTCCAGTTCCTCACCTGACCCACATCGATCCCCCTTAAGTCTCACTTAGATGACAGTTCACTCACTCAGTAGTTATCAAGCATTTATTTAGGATGTATGAAGCCCTCTTCCAGGCATACAGAAGTAAAGGAAGAATTCTGCCCTACTGAGCTTAGATTCTAGAGAAGATAGGGAAGACTGTAAACATAATCAATTACACAGTCTACACAACCTGCCTAATGTTgtgcaaaacaacaaaacagggAAGTTGGCTGTATGTaccccagggcaggggctgcaATTTTGAATAAGGTAGTCAGGGAAGGCCTCACCTAGGtgacagaggaggagaaggagcaagCCATGCATATCTGGGGGAAACAAGTGTGAGCTGGAGGTAGGAATCTGCCTGGCTCTTTTGAGC
The Sciurus carolinensis chromosome 2, mSciCar1.2, whole genome shotgun sequence DNA segment above includes these coding regions:
- the Ttpal gene encoding alpha-tocopherol transfer protein-like isoform X2; this encodes MSEESDSLRTSPSAASLSENELPPPPEPPGYVCSLTEELVTKAREELQEKPEWRLRDVQALRDMVRKEYPNLSTSLEDAFLLRFLRARKFDYDRALQLLVNYHSCRRSWPEVFSNLKPSALKDVLDSGFLTVLPHTDPRGCHILCIRPDRWIPSNYPITENIRAIYLTLEKLIQSEETQDGFPIRIKAVHIVNEPRIFKGIFAIIKPFLKEKIANRFFLHGSDLNSLHTNLPRNILPKEYGGTAGELDTASWSAVLLASEDDFVREFCQPVPACDSILGQALLPEGLASDVPCDDSVRAVKSQLYSCY
- the Ttpal gene encoding alpha-tocopherol transfer protein-like isoform X1, coding for MSEESDSLRTSPSAASLSENELPPPPEPPGYVCSLTEELVTKAREELQEKPEWRLRDVQALRDMVRKEYPNLSTSLEDAFLLRFLRARKFDYDRALQLLVNYHSCRRSWPEVFSNLKPSALKDVLDSGFLTVLPHTDPRGCHILCIRPDRWIPSNYPITENIRAIYLTLEKLIQSEETQVNGIVILADYKGVSLSKASHFGPFIAKKVIGILQDGFPIRIKAVHIVNEPRIFKGIFAIIKPFLKEKIANRFFLHGSDLNSLHTNLPRNILPKEYGGTAGELDTASWSAVLLASEDDFVREFCQPVPACDSILGQALLPEGLASDVPCDDSVRAVKSQLYSCY